Part of the Bacteroidia bacterium genome is shown below.
TAAAAAAATGATACCGTTGTAGAACCTCGTAATGCGTAACGGCGTGTTTTCCATGCATAGAATCAGACGGGAGTACTGTAAATTTTTTTCTAAAAATAGGGTGGCGGCCAATACTTCCTGTAATCGTGCCGGAATCTTGCAAGACATTTCCCCAAACGATTGCTAAGTAAGATCTTTCGATGGTATGTTCAAAAAACTGCTTGGCTAAAAAATTAAAGGAGTGAATATTTTTGGCAATGACCAAAAGTCCGGAAGTGTCTTTATCAATTCTATGAACTAATCCGGGGCGCACGGAGGTTTTATCTAATTCAAAATCTTGGTTTAGGTGAAATAATAAAGCGTTTACTAATGTTCCGCTATAGTGCCCAAAGGCGGGATGACATACCATGCCGGCTTTTTTGTTGATGATTACAAATTCGGTATCTTCATAAACAATGTCTAAGGGGATATTTTCGGGGGCTAAATCAGGGGCAGGCGGATACGGTAAAAATATGGTCAGGACATCGCCGGGTTTTACTTTATAACTGGCCTTTACGGGCGTGTCGTTGCAGCGAATTAACCCTGCCCGAATGGCATTTTGAATCCGGCTTCGGGTTGCATTTTGAATAAAAATAGTTAGATAAACATCCACCCGAATAGGTTTTTGGCCAGGGTCAGCTGTAAAACGGTGGTGCTCATAAAAACCCAGTTCAGTAGGCGCTATGATCAGCGAATCATCACTAAGATGGTTAAAAGCCGGAGCGTTTTCTGCTGTAAGTTCTGCTATATTATCCGGCAAAGAATCGTCCAAATTGTCTTCAATATCATTTTTAGGAAAAAAATTATTCATGAATAAACCGAATCAGTGTGCTAACTATCTACACATGAAGTAAGTGCATGATAACTGCAATCAAGCTAAAAATGATACTGATTAGATACAGAAACAAAACAACGTGCTTTACGGGCATCCCATTACGGCGTAATCTATGGTGTATTTGGCCGGCATCTGCAATATAAATGGGTTTTTTGTTGTAAATTCTAATTAATACTACGTAAATATTATCTAAAATAGGGACACTAA
Proteins encoded:
- a CDS encoding RluA family pseudouridine synthase — protein: MNNFFPKNDIEDNLDDSLPDNIAELTAENAPAFNHLSDDSLIIAPTELGFYEHHRFTADPGQKPIRVDVYLTIFIQNATRSRIQNAIRAGLIRCNDTPVKASYKVKPGDVLTIFLPYPPAPDLAPENIPLDIVYEDTEFVIINKKAGMVCHPAFGHYSGTLVNALLFHLNQDFELDKTSVRPGLVHRIDKDTSGLLVIAKNIHSFNFLAKQFFEHTIERSYLAIVWGNVLQDSGTITGSIGRHPIFRKKFTVLPSDSMHGKHAVTHYEVLQRYHFFTLVRCRLETGRTHQIRVHFKHIGHTLLGDVLYGGDSLSNNRLHKNKQQLLRECLTIIQRQALHAKTLGFIHPTTRKYVQFNSAIPDDFMLVLKKIQDFAETINPEIIEQIAGFE